Within Desulfurobacterium thermolithotrophum DSM 11699, the genomic segment TTGTTTTGACCTTGGTTAAGTATTAGGTGATACTATTAGAAATAGTGATAGTATAAGTAAGGGGATATCCTCCCCTTACTAAATTATTTTAAATACTCTGCAGCTTCTTTTGCAGACTTTCCTTCGTGAACTATAGCAGCAATTGCTTTTACTATTTTCTCAGGATTTTCATGCTGGAAAGCATTTCTTCCAATAGAAACACCCTTAGCTCCAGCTTTCATAGCTCCTTCAACCATTTCAAGTATTTCCATATCGCTATCCATCTTTGGTCCACCAGCAATAACTACCGGTATAGGACAGCCTTCTGTTACCTTCCTGAATGATTCTGGATCTCCAGTATAGGCAACTTTTACAATGTCAGCTCCAAGCTCAGCAGCAACTCTTGCGCAGTGAGCAACTACTTCAGGATCAAACTGATCTTTTATATGTTCTCCTCTTGCATACATCATAGCTATTAACGGCATTCCCCATTCAAGACAGCTTTCTGAAACTCTTCCAAAGTCTTCAAGCATCTTATCTTCATTTATATCTCCAAGATTCACATGAATTGAAACACCATCAGCACCAAGCTTAATAGCTTCTTCTACAGTACAAACAAGTACTTTAGTATTTGGTTTTGGAGAAAGAGAAGTACTTGCTGACATGTGAAGAATAAGTCCAACGTCTTTACCGCCTTTTCTATGACCATGTCTTACAAGACCTTTATGAATAATAACTGCATTAGCTCCACCATTTGCAACTCTGTCTATGGATTCTCTGATATCTATTATCCCTGGAATAGGTCCCATGGAAACGCCATGATCCATAGGAATTATTACAGTATTTCCTGTTTCTCTGTTTAAAATTCTTTCCATTCTTATAGCTTTTCCTATCTTCATAATAAAAACCTCCTAAACTAATTTTACAAAGCTGAATTTTTCTGTAAGAATTTTAGCAGTATTCTGAGAAAATTTAATAAATTACTGACTATTTCCCTCCTATGAAAGATGTCAACCCCCAACACAGAGGTTGCATTTATTTTCAACAAAATCCATAAATTGCCTTCTCTCTCTCAAAACTGCGAACATTACTTTAACCAATTTCCTCGCCGCAGCTATCAGCGCTTTCTTCTTCTCTAAACCTTTTTTAACTAACCCTTCGTAAAATCTTTTAACTGAATTGTCTAACTTGCTGTTCAATAACGCTCTCGTAGCCTGGATAATCTTGTTCCTCGTTCTGCTGTCCCCTTTCTTTGTTATCCTTCCATTTCTAACTTCGTCTCCACTACTATTAACACGAGGAACAAGTCCAAAATAAGCCGCTACCTTGTCTCCGTTTTCAAACCTCTCTTCGTTACATACGGCAGATATAAAGGCTATAGCTACTATATCTCCTACTCCAGGTATGCTTTTTAGAAGTTCTACTTTTCCCTTAAGCTCCTCATCTTCTCCTATAAAACTCTTGATATCTTCTTCTGTCTCTCTTATCTTATCTGTTAAGTATTCTATTGTTTCTATTTGCCTCCATATCGTTTCTCGTAATGACGGAGGCACTTTCTTCTTCGTTTCTTCCTTTATCCTTTCCATCCCTTTCTTCGTGGTGAGTTCTCTCTTGTTTGTCTTTATCCCATATTCAAGCAATAGGCTATGAAGTCTGTTAATTACCCCTTTTCTCATATCTACAAAGCTATCTCTCTCTTTCATCTTTATCCTTAGCTCTTTTTCTTTTCTCGTCGGGACGTAAACTGTCGGAAGTAAGCCCATTTCATAGTAAATGGCTATCGTTTCTGCATCTATCCTGTCGTTTTTAGCACTGTTAACACCTTTTAGAATGTTCTTAAATTTGTTAGTGTTAACGTAAGTTATTTCATCAACGCAGTTCCTTATCTCCTCCGTAAAAAATGTTACTCCTGTTAAGGTTTCTACCGCAACTTTTACTGAATATCCTTTTTTCCTAAAAGTTGTTAGGTGATTTTTAAATTTCTCTAACTCTTCTGCTTCGTACTTCTTGGTATTAAGTATCCCTGTCAGACAATCTAAATAAGCTGCTGTAAAGCTGTTTTTGTGGTAGTCCACTCCGACATACAGTGTTTTCTCTACCTTCTCCTTCATCTCTACCCCCTGATATGTTTTGTGTTTTGCAACCTCTGCTTCGGGACTATTCCCATACTCCAATACGGCGCTTCCCGCCACTATAATTAGCCGGCAGGAGGCATCGGCTAATCTCCACGCACGGGGCTTATTCCCCAGGGAAAAATCCAGCCTCCTGCCTTTAAAGGTTGCCTCTTTACTATAGTCCCGAATTTCAGGGGGTGACATCTTTTATATCATCTCCTTACAAAGAGAAGAAAAATAAGCTTTCATTTCCTTTTGCCTACCGCAGCTTTTTTTTCCTTCTGTACAGTAGCCAAGATAATAGCAATTGGGGCCTACAGACTTAAAAAGCGAAGGATGTTTTTCTCTTAAAATTTTAAGCATTTTGATGGCTACCTTTC encodes:
- a CDS encoding 2-amino-3,7-dideoxy-D-threo-hept-6-ulosonate synthase, with the translated sequence MKIGKAIRMERILNRETGNTVIIPMDHGVSMGPIPGIIDIRESIDRVANGGANAVIIHKGLVRHGHRKGGKDVGLILHMSASTSLSPKPNTKVLVCTVEEAIKLGADGVSIHVNLGDINEDKMLEDFGRVSESCLEWGMPLIAMMYARGEHIKDQFDPEVVAHCARVAAELGADIVKVAYTGDPESFRKVTEGCPIPVVIAGGPKMDSDMEILEMVEGAMKAGAKGVSIGRNAFQHENPEKIVKAIAAIVHEGKSAKEAAEYLK
- a CDS encoding IS110 family transposase, whose product is MSPPEIRDYSKEATFKGRRLDFSLGNKPRAWRLADASCRLIIVAGSAVLEYGNSPEAEVAKHKTYQGVEMKEKVEKTLYVGVDYHKNSFTAAYLDCLTGILNTKKYEAEELEKFKNHLTTFRKKGYSVKVAVETLTGVTFFTEEIRNCVDEITYVNTNKFKNILKGVNSAKNDRIDAETIAIYYEMGLLPTVYVPTRKEKELRIKMKERDSFVDMRKGVINRLHSLLLEYGIKTNKRELTTKKGMERIKEETKKKVPPSLRETIWRQIETIEYLTDKIRETEEDIKSFIGEDEELKGKVELLKSIPGVGDIVAIAFISAVCNEERFENGDKVAAYFGLVPRVNSSGDEVRNGRITKKGDSRTRNKIIQATRALLNSKLDNSVKRFYEGLVKKGLEKKKALIAAARKLVKVMFAVLRERRQFMDFVENKCNLCVGG